A window of Streptomyces armeniacus contains these coding sequences:
- a CDS encoding helix-turn-helix domain-containing protein, with protein sequence MTDLDHLTQSLARNLKRWRQERGFTLDALAARAGVSRGMLIQIEQARTNPSVGTVVKVGDALGVSITTLLDFDQEPQVRLVPAEQAVRLWSTEAGSHSTLLAGVEAPGPLELWSWRLMPGEGSTSDPHPQGTTELVHVTAGELTLVADGTAYALPAGTSASFESHLPHGYRNDGTEPVEMTMAVSVPPPR encoded by the coding sequence GTGACCGACCTCGACCACCTCACGCAGTCCCTCGCCCGCAACCTCAAGCGCTGGCGTCAGGAGCGCGGCTTCACCCTGGACGCGCTGGCGGCGCGGGCCGGAGTCAGCCGCGGCATGCTCATCCAGATCGAGCAGGCACGTACGAACCCGAGCGTCGGCACCGTCGTCAAGGTCGGCGACGCGCTCGGCGTGAGCATCACCACACTGCTCGACTTCGACCAGGAGCCGCAGGTCCGGCTCGTACCGGCGGAGCAGGCCGTACGGCTGTGGTCCACCGAGGCCGGAAGCCACAGCACCCTCCTCGCCGGGGTGGAGGCGCCCGGCCCGCTGGAGCTGTGGTCGTGGCGGCTGATGCCCGGCGAGGGCAGCACCTCCGACCCGCACCCGCAGGGCACCACCGAGCTGGTGCACGTCACCGCCGGCGAGCTGACGCTGGTCGCGGACGGCACCGCGTACGCCCTGCCGGCCGGGACGTCAGCGTCGTTCGAGTCGCACCTCCCGCACGGCTACCGCAACGACGGCACCGAGCCGGTCGAGATGACCATGGCGGTCTCGGTGCCGCCGCCCCGCTGA
- a CDS encoding DMT family transporter, producing MTAVLALTTSLMWGLADFGGGLLTRRMSALTVVVVSQALAMAVLGAIVVATGGWSEWGPQLWFAVAAGVVGPVAMLAFYRALAQGPMGVVSPLASLAVLVPVGAGLALGERPGWLQAVGLLIAVGGVMLAGGPELRGAPVQRRTLLLTLVAAFGFGAVLALIEHASTTMTGLFLALFVQRVCNVLVGGAALYAQVRRGTPALPEDGTGELGHPGYGRRVLTAALPALAFVGLADVAANGTYMVAAQLGPVTVAAVLASLYPLVTALAARGVLNERLRAVQAAGAGLAVFGTVLLATG from the coding sequence ATGACTGCGGTTCTGGCCCTGACCACCAGCCTGATGTGGGGGCTGGCCGACTTCGGCGGCGGGCTGCTCACCCGCCGCATGTCGGCGCTCACCGTCGTGGTGGTGTCCCAGGCGCTCGCCATGGCGGTGCTCGGCGCGATCGTGGTCGCGACCGGGGGCTGGAGCGAGTGGGGGCCGCAGCTGTGGTTCGCGGTGGCGGCCGGGGTCGTCGGACCGGTCGCGATGCTCGCGTTCTACCGCGCCCTGGCCCAGGGCCCGATGGGCGTCGTCTCCCCGCTCGCCTCGCTTGCCGTGCTGGTGCCCGTCGGCGCCGGGCTGGCGCTGGGCGAGCGGCCCGGCTGGCTGCAGGCCGTCGGGCTGCTGATCGCCGTCGGCGGCGTCATGCTCGCGGGCGGACCGGAGCTGCGCGGGGCGCCCGTACAGCGGCGGACGCTGCTGCTGACGCTCGTCGCCGCCTTCGGGTTCGGCGCGGTGCTGGCCCTGATCGAGCACGCCTCGACGACCATGACGGGCCTGTTCCTGGCGCTGTTCGTGCAGCGTGTGTGCAACGTGCTGGTGGGCGGCGCGGCGCTGTACGCGCAGGTGCGCCGCGGCACTCCGGCGCTGCCCGAGGACGGGACCGGTGAGCTGGGGCACCCCGGGTACGGGCGGCGGGTGCTGACCGCGGCGCTGCCCGCGCTCGCGTTCGTGGGGCTGGCGGACGTCGCCGCGAACGGCACGTACATGGTCGCCGCGCAGCTCGGCCCGGTCACCGTCGCCGCCGTCCTCGCCTCGCTCTACCCGCTGGTGACCGCCCTCGCCGCACGCGGCGTCCTGAACGAGCGGCTGCGCGCCGTGCAGGCGGCGGGCGCGGGGCTGGCGGTGTTCGGCACGGTGCTGCTCGCCACGGGCTGA
- a CDS encoding CoA-binding protein, which yields MYADAATIRRILTTAGDTWAVVGLSNNERRAAYGVADVLRRFGKRVVPVHPKAETVFGEPGYATLSDIPFPVDVVDVFVNSALAGPVADEAVRVGAKAVWFQLDVIDEDAYERTRAAGLDMVMDRCPAIEIPRLGSVG from the coding sequence ATGTACGCAGACGCAGCGACGATCCGCAGAATCCTCACCACGGCCGGCGACACCTGGGCGGTGGTCGGCCTGTCGAACAACGAGCGGCGGGCGGCGTACGGCGTCGCCGACGTCCTGCGCCGGTTCGGCAAGCGCGTCGTGCCGGTGCATCCGAAGGCCGAGACGGTGTTCGGGGAGCCGGGGTACGCGACGCTGTCCGACATCCCGTTCCCCGTCGACGTGGTCGACGTCTTCGTCAACTCCGCACTCGCGGGCCCCGTCGCCGACGAGGCGGTACGCGTGGGCGCGAAGGCGGTGTGGTTCCAGCTGGACGTGATCGACGAGGACGCGTACGAGCGGACCCGCGCGGCCGGTCTGGACATGGTGATGGACCGCTGTCCGGCAATCGAGATTCCCCGTCTGGGCTCGGTGGGCTAG
- a CDS encoding Lrp/AsnC family transcriptional regulator encodes MADDSPDAVDWRILDVLQREGRATYAELARAVGMSASAVTERVRRLEESGAITGYSAVVDPERLGRPVLAFVRLRHPHGDHKPLHDLLDSTPEILEAHHITGDDCFVMKVSARSMRHLEEVSGRIGSLGPVTTSVVYSSPLPRRPLAS; translated from the coding sequence ATGGCCGATGATTCCCCGGACGCCGTGGACTGGCGCATCCTCGATGTCCTCCAGCGGGAGGGCCGCGCCACCTACGCCGAACTGGCGCGCGCCGTCGGCATGTCCGCGAGCGCGGTCACCGAACGCGTACGGCGGCTGGAGGAGTCCGGCGCCATCACCGGCTACTCCGCCGTGGTGGACCCGGAACGGCTGGGCCGCCCGGTGCTCGCGTTCGTACGGCTGCGCCACCCGCACGGCGACCACAAGCCGCTCCACGACCTGCTGGACTCGACGCCGGAGATACTCGAGGCGCACCACATCACGGGCGACGACTGCTTCGTCATGAAGGTCTCGGCGCGTTCGATGCGGCACCTGGAGGAGGTCTCCGGCCGGATCGGGTCGCTCGGCCCGGTCACCACCAGCGTGGTGTACTCCTCGCCGCTCCCCCGCCGCCCGCTCGCCTCCTGA
- a CDS encoding YigZ family protein, with protein MQDQYVTVASEGVHETEVSRSRFRCALAPAADEEEARAFLARVRAEHPTASHHCWAYVLGADGAVQRASDDGEPGGTAGAPMLQMLVRRETRYVVAVVSRWFGGTKLGAGGLIRAYGGAVGLALDAVGTVTRRRFRLATVTVGHDRAGRLENDLRATGRAVRDVSYGAEVTLSVGLPEADLDAFRGWLADATAGTARLELGGEAYGSDGTAAAP; from the coding sequence ATGCAGGACCAGTACGTGACCGTGGCCAGCGAGGGTGTGCACGAGACGGAGGTCAGCCGCTCCCGTTTCCGCTGCGCCCTGGCGCCCGCGGCCGACGAGGAGGAGGCGCGGGCCTTCCTCGCCCGGGTGCGCGCGGAGCATCCGACGGCGAGCCACCACTGCTGGGCGTACGTGCTCGGCGCGGACGGCGCCGTCCAGCGCGCGAGCGACGACGGGGAGCCGGGCGGCACCGCCGGCGCGCCGATGCTGCAGATGCTGGTCCGGCGCGAGACGCGGTACGTGGTGGCGGTCGTGTCCCGCTGGTTCGGCGGCACGAAGCTCGGCGCGGGCGGGCTCATCCGCGCGTACGGCGGCGCCGTCGGCTTGGCGCTGGACGCCGTCGGCACCGTCACGCGGCGCCGCTTCCGGCTCGCGACGGTCACCGTCGGGCACGACCGCGCCGGCCGGCTCGAGAACGACCTGCGCGCCACGGGCCGCGCCGTACGCGACGTCAGCTACGGCGCCGAGGTCACCCTGTCCGTCGGGCTGCCCGAAGCGGACCTGGACGCGTTCCGCGGCTGGCTCGCCGACGCCACCGCCGGGACGGCGCGCCTCGAACTCGGCGGCGAGGCCTACGGGTCGGACGGGACGGCCGCCGCGCCCTGA
- a CDS encoding AAA family ATPase, whose translation MRPHRLTLTAFGPFAGTQRVDFDELCAAGLFLLHGATGAGKTSLLDAVCFALYGGVPGTRQQPGGTLRSDHADPHTPTQVVLDLTVGGRRLEITRRPEQPRPKKTGTGVTRERAHSELREYDPDSGDWRALSRSHQEIGEEIGQLLGMSRDQFCQVALLPQGDFARFLRAGAEDRAKLLGRLFDTGRFAAVEEQLARMRRSAQDEVREADEALLALAHRMRQAAGPGAEADGPVAMDGADGLDVFGPGPSGPSAPAGARRRRTAAGGVPDQRTGGPGGAADGGADTRTGGAETRTGAGDPALAGTVLAWAAVARSGARERRDAAAVAARTAEEAHAAAVRRLDDVRELARRQQRFADARQRRERLSAAAGERRHDAERLARARAAAAVAPTVALRSRAAAEHAAAADAETRGRARLPDEYGGADDVRLVELERDTRQRLGALASARRAEQRAHAIDAEITTLERESRADEDVLRDAGEWLSGWEPRRQEHQSRVERAQSAATRAEHLAGQLDPARRRLAAARRRDQLEAELRTAGDELLAARERAATAGEHWLDLKERRLRGIAAELAAALAPGTPCAVCGSTEHPDPAQPGAGHVDRRAEDAALEAHRSAEAVREEADHRLRALEEQLAAARTEAGGDPVAELAAAAGELEAEHAAAHAEAAGAHAAREALERAEAEHARRTGERHDAERRTAARTSHREALLREQAALAEEVRQARGDAADVAERAAALEDLAARLAAAAEAARTARAADLRRGEAETQAADAARRAGFGSPEAAAEAMLDEARQTALQERLERRQAEEAAVAAELADERLAAAAGEEPADPEAAEAAAAAAAARLRDAHAAEHAARTRCDELDALGARAAADVRRIAPLRAAYQRVAGLSHLAAGTAAENELKMRLETYVLAARLEQVAAAASARLAHMSAGRYTLVHSAERATGRGRSGLGLHVIDSWTGVERDTATLSGGETFFASLALALGLADVVTDEAGGTPLDTLFIDEGFGSLDEETLDEVLDVLDSLRERDRSVGIVSHVPDLRRRIPAQLEVVKTRGGSSVRRRTAPLGG comes from the coding sequence ATGAGGCCGCACCGGCTGACGCTGACCGCCTTCGGGCCGTTCGCCGGCACCCAGCGCGTCGACTTCGACGAGCTGTGCGCCGCGGGCCTGTTCCTGCTGCACGGCGCGACCGGCGCGGGGAAGACGTCGCTGCTGGACGCCGTCTGCTTCGCGCTGTACGGCGGCGTGCCCGGCACCCGCCAGCAGCCCGGCGGCACCCTGCGCAGCGACCACGCCGACCCGCACACCCCGACCCAGGTCGTGCTGGACCTCACCGTCGGCGGGCGGCGGCTGGAGATCACCCGCCGCCCCGAGCAGCCGCGACCGAAGAAGACCGGCACCGGGGTCACCCGCGAGCGCGCGCACTCCGAGTTGCGCGAATACGACCCGGACAGCGGCGACTGGCGGGCGCTGAGCCGCTCGCACCAGGAGATCGGAGAGGAGATCGGGCAGCTGCTCGGCATGAGCCGGGACCAGTTCTGCCAGGTCGCGCTGCTCCCGCAGGGCGACTTCGCGCGCTTCCTGCGCGCCGGCGCCGAGGACCGCGCCAAGCTGCTCGGGCGGCTCTTCGACACCGGCCGGTTCGCCGCCGTGGAGGAGCAGCTGGCCCGGATGCGCCGGTCCGCGCAGGACGAGGTGCGCGAGGCGGACGAGGCGCTGCTGGCACTCGCACACCGGATGAGGCAGGCGGCGGGACCGGGCGCCGAGGCGGACGGGCCGGTCGCGATGGACGGGGCCGACGGCCTGGACGTGTTCGGCCCGGGGCCCTCCGGCCCGTCCGCTCCCGCCGGCGCGCGGCGCCGCCGTACGGCCGCCGGTGGGGTGCCGGACCAGCGCACCGGCGGACCCGGCGGCGCGGCGGACGGGGGCGCGGACACCCGTACGGGCGGCGCCGAGACCCGTACAGGCGCGGGTGACCCGGCGCTCGCCGGCACCGTGCTGGCCTGGGCCGCCGTGGCCCGCTCCGGCGCGCGCGAGCGGCGGGACGCGGCGGCGGTCGCCGCCCGTACGGCCGAGGAGGCGCACGCCGCGGCCGTACGGCGGCTGGACGACGTCCGCGAACTGGCGCGCCGCCAGCAGCGGTTCGCCGACGCCCGGCAGCGCCGGGAGCGGCTGTCCGCCGCCGCCGGGGAGCGGCGGCACGACGCCGAACGGCTGGCGCGCGCCCGCGCTGCCGCCGCCGTCGCCCCCACCGTCGCGCTGCGCTCCCGCGCGGCCGCCGAGCACGCCGCCGCGGCGGACGCCGAGACGCGCGGGCGGGCGCGGCTGCCCGACGAGTACGGCGGCGCCGACGACGTCCGGCTCGTCGAGCTGGAGCGGGACACCCGGCAGCGGCTCGGCGCGCTCGCCTCCGCCCGCCGCGCCGAGCAGCGCGCCCACGCCATCGACGCCGAAATCACCACGCTGGAACGGGAGTCCCGCGCCGACGAGGACGTCCTGCGCGACGCGGGGGAGTGGCTGTCCGGCTGGGAACCGCGCCGCCAGGAGCACCAGTCGCGCGTCGAGCGGGCGCAGAGCGCCGCCACCCGCGCCGAGCACCTCGCCGGGCAGCTCGACCCCGCCCGCCGCAGACTGGCCGCCGCCCGCCGCCGCGACCAGCTGGAAGCCGAGCTGCGCACCGCCGGCGACGAGCTGCTGGCCGCCCGCGAACGGGCCGCCACCGCGGGCGAGCACTGGCTCGACCTCAAGGAGCGCCGGCTGCGCGGCATCGCCGCCGAGCTCGCCGCCGCACTCGCACCGGGTACTCCCTGCGCCGTCTGCGGCAGCACCGAACACCCCGACCCCGCACAGCCGGGCGCCGGCCACGTCGACCGGCGCGCGGAGGACGCGGCACTCGAAGCCCACCGCAGCGCGGAGGCCGTACGGGAGGAAGCGGACCACCGGCTGCGTGCCCTCGAAGAGCAGCTCGCCGCCGCCCGCACCGAAGCCGGAGGCGACCCCGTCGCCGAACTCGCGGCCGCCGCCGGCGAGCTGGAGGCGGAGCACGCCGCCGCGCACGCCGAGGCCGCCGGCGCGCACGCGGCACGGGAGGCCCTGGAGCGGGCCGAGGCCGAGCACGCGCGCCGTACGGGCGAGCGGCACGACGCGGAACGCCGTACGGCCGCCCGCACCTCGCACCGCGAGGCGCTCCTGCGCGAGCAGGCCGCGCTCGCCGAAGAGGTGCGGCAGGCCCGCGGGGACGCCGCCGACGTCGCCGAACGGGCCGCCGCCCTCGAGGACTTGGCGGCCCGGCTCGCCGCCGCTGCGGAGGCTGCCCGTACGGCGCGGGCCGCGGATCTGCGCCGCGGCGAGGCGGAGACGCAGGCCGCGGACGCCGCCCGGCGCGCCGGATTCGGCTCCCCCGAGGCGGCGGCCGAGGCCATGCTGGACGAGGCGCGGCAGACGGCGCTGCAGGAGCGGCTGGAGCGCCGGCAGGCCGAGGAGGCCGCGGTGGCCGCCGAGCTCGCGGACGAGCGGCTGGCCGCGGCGGCCGGAGAGGAGCCCGCCGACCCGGAGGCGGCGGAGGCAGCTGCCGCCGCCGCGGCGGCGCGGCTGCGGGACGCGCACGCGGCGGAGCACGCCGCGCGCACCCGCTGCGACGAGCTCGACGCGCTCGGTGCCCGCGCCGCGGCCGATGTCCGCCGTATCGCGCCGCTCCGCGCCGCGTACCAGCGGGTGGCCGGCCTGTCGCACCTCGCCGCGGGCACCGCCGCGGAGAACGAGCTGAAGATGCGCCTGGAGACGTACGTGCTCGCCGCCCGCCTGGAGCAGGTCGCGGCCGCCGCCAGTGCTCGCCTCGCCCACATGTCCGCCGGCCGGTACACCCTGGTGCACTCCGCGGAGCGCGCGACGGGCCGCGGCCGGTCCGGACTGGGCCTGCACGTCATCGACTCGTGGACGGGCGTCGAGCGGGACACCGCCACGCTGTCCGGCGGCGAGACGTTCTTCGCGTCGCTCGCCCTCGCGCTGGGTCTCGCCGACGTGGTCACTGACGAGGCGGGCGGCACGCCGCTGGACACGCTGTTCATCGACGAGGGCTTCGGCAGCCTGGACGAGGAGACGCTGGACGAGGTCCTCGACGTGCTCGACTCGCTGCGCGAGCGCGACCGCAGCGTCGGCATCGTCAGCCACGTCCCCGACCTGCGCCGCCGCATCCCCGCCCAGCTGGAGGTGGTGAAGACCCGCGGCGGCTCGTCCGTACGCCGCCGCACGGCGCCGCTCGGCGGCTGA
- a CDS encoding exonuclease SbcCD subunit D, which translates to MRLLHTSDWHLGRSFHRVSLLDAQRAFLEHLVDTAERHRVDAVLVAGDIYDRAVPSLAAVELFDGVLHRLADIGVPAVMTSGNHDSARRLGVAAGLIGKAGIHLRTDPADCGTPVVLADAHGDVACYGLPYLEPSLVRGVLGAAGRGHTAVLEAAMDRVRADLAARRDGTRSVVLAHAFVTGGEVSDSERDITVGGVASVPAGVFDGVDYAALGHLHGCQTVNERVRYSGSPLAYSFSETGHRKSMWLVDLDERGAVQAERLFCPVPRPLARVRGTLDALLEKPEYERHEDAWVEATLTDPVRPADPMARLADRFPHILSLAFDPEGTDAAPGSSYADRLRGRSDQQVAEDFVGHVRHGRDVDARERRLLSDALDAARLERAEDGVSR; encoded by the coding sequence ATGCGTCTGCTGCACACTTCCGACTGGCACCTGGGCCGCAGCTTTCACCGCGTCAGCCTGCTCGACGCCCAGCGTGCCTTCCTCGAGCACCTCGTCGACACGGCCGAACGGCACCGGGTCGACGCCGTGCTCGTCGCGGGCGACATCTACGACCGGGCCGTTCCGTCGCTCGCCGCCGTCGAGTTGTTCGACGGCGTGCTGCACCGCCTCGCCGACATCGGCGTGCCCGCCGTCATGACCTCCGGCAACCACGACTCGGCGCGGCGGCTCGGCGTCGCCGCCGGACTCATCGGGAAAGCGGGCATCCACCTCCGTACGGACCCCGCGGACTGCGGCACACCCGTCGTGCTCGCGGACGCGCACGGCGACGTCGCCTGCTACGGCCTGCCGTATCTCGAACCCTCCCTGGTACGCGGCGTGCTGGGCGCCGCCGGGCGCGGCCACACCGCCGTCCTGGAGGCGGCCATGGACCGCGTGCGCGCCGACCTCGCCGCCCGCCGGGACGGCACCCGCTCCGTCGTCCTCGCGCACGCCTTCGTCACCGGAGGTGAAGTGTCCGACAGCGAACGGGACATCACGGTCGGCGGCGTCGCCTCCGTGCCCGCCGGGGTCTTCGACGGCGTCGACTACGCCGCGCTGGGCCACCTGCACGGCTGCCAGACCGTCAACGAACGCGTGCGGTACTCGGGTTCGCCGCTCGCGTACTCCTTCTCCGAGACCGGCCACCGCAAGTCGATGTGGCTCGTCGACCTCGACGAGCGGGGAGCGGTGCAGGCCGAGCGGCTGTTCTGCCCGGTGCCGCGCCCGCTCGCGCGCGTCCGCGGGACGCTCGACGCGCTGCTGGAGAAACCCGAGTACGAGCGGCACGAGGACGCCTGGGTCGAGGCCACCCTCACCGACCCGGTCCGCCCCGCCGACCCGATGGCGCGGCTGGCGGACCGCTTCCCGCACATCCTCAGCCTCGCCTTCGACCCCGAAGGGACCGACGCGGCGCCGGGGTCCAGCTACGCGGACCGGCTGCGCGGCCGCAGCGACCAGCAGGTCGCCGAGGACTTCGTGGGCCACGTACGGCACGGGCGGGACGTGGACGCGCGGGAGAGGCGGCTGCTGAGCGACGCCCTCGACGCCGCACGGCTGGAGCGCGCCGAGGACGGGGTGAGCCGATGA
- a CDS encoding acyltransferase translates to MTAAVGGRSQDVRRSRLRAGRYGERVPTLRKALDSLAARAVHAVWHGAQRLGAVTADRRGPYAFRALGTGSRLAFPQGTVFGAPWIEIGDHCIIGQDVTLTAGMMPDLDLGPDTVLRLGDGVVLGRGSHVIADTTVTVGDNVFCGPYVYITSTNHSYDDPEQPVGKQWPRTAPVEIGPGSWLGAGAVILPGARLGRNVVVAAGAVVRGDVPDHAVAAGAPARVVRRWDPEDGWQPPLRTPPPVPIPEGVTPQELLALTELVERNAGTLD, encoded by the coding sequence ATGACCGCGGCCGTGGGGGGAAGATCACAAGACGTACGCAGGTCCCGGCTCAGGGCGGGCCGTTACGGTGAGCGGGTGCCCACGCTCAGGAAAGCGCTCGACTCGCTCGCCGCCCGTGCCGTGCACGCCGTCTGGCACGGCGCGCAGCGCCTGGGTGCCGTGACCGCCGACCGCCGCGGCCCGTACGCCTTCCGCGCCCTCGGCACCGGCAGCCGGCTCGCGTTCCCGCAGGGCACCGTCTTCGGCGCCCCCTGGATCGAGATCGGCGACCACTGCATCATCGGGCAGGACGTCACGCTGACCGCCGGGATGATGCCCGACCTCGACCTCGGCCCCGACACGGTGCTGCGGCTGGGCGACGGCGTGGTACTCGGGCGCGGCAGCCATGTCATCGCGGACACCACGGTCACCGTCGGGGACAACGTCTTCTGCGGCCCGTACGTCTACATCACCTCGACCAACCACTCGTACGACGACCCCGAGCAGCCCGTCGGCAAGCAGTGGCCGCGCACCGCGCCGGTCGAGATCGGCCCCGGCAGCTGGCTCGGCGCGGGCGCCGTGATCCTGCCGGGCGCGCGGCTCGGCCGCAACGTGGTCGTGGCGGCGGGCGCCGTCGTACGCGGCGACGTGCCCGACCACGCGGTGGCGGCGGGCGCGCCCGCGCGCGTCGTACGCCGCTGGGACCCCGAGGACGGCTGGCAGCCGCCGCTGCGCACCCCGCCGCCCGTGCCGATCCCCGAGGGCGTCACGCCGCAGGAACTGCTCGCGCTGACCGAGTTGGTGGAGCGGAACGCGGGCACACTGGACTGA
- a CDS encoding GNAT family N-acetyltransferase, with amino-acid sequence MAQTRAARPYDAPEIVRLRRLMFAAMHGRDEPGRWEGDAEEAARRQLSGPRVELGCFVVDGDEPGEPHLAACAVGRVEERLPAPGHPRGRFGFIFNVCTDERYRGRGYARATTEALLAWFAERGVTRVDLHATPDAEKLYRGLGFAEHSVALSLDLSRRNPPAGG; translated from the coding sequence ATGGCACAGACACGAGCCGCGCGCCCCTACGACGCCCCCGAGATCGTGCGGCTGCGGCGCCTGATGTTCGCCGCGATGCACGGCCGCGACGAGCCGGGCCGCTGGGAGGGCGACGCCGAGGAGGCGGCCCGGCGGCAGCTCTCCGGCCCGCGGGTGGAGCTGGGCTGCTTCGTGGTGGACGGCGACGAGCCGGGCGAGCCACACCTGGCGGCGTGCGCGGTGGGCCGCGTGGAGGAGCGGCTGCCGGCGCCGGGCCACCCGCGGGGCCGGTTCGGGTTCATCTTCAACGTGTGCACGGACGAGCGGTACCGCGGCCGCGGTTACGCGCGCGCCACCACGGAGGCGCTGCTCGCCTGGTTCGCGGAGCGCGGGGTCACCCGGGTCGATCTGCACGCAACGCCGGACGCCGAGAAGCTCTACCGCGGCCTCGGCTTCGCCGAGCACTCGGTCGCGCTGTCCCTGGACCTGTCCCGGCGGAACCCGCCCGCCGGCGGCTGA
- a CDS encoding YbaK/EbsC family protein, with amino-acid sequence MRAPIGDFDTAAPAPDRLDELCPPVAEAVRSWAGAVPAEQLLYVDTDPDKADTAVFVETYGADLLDTSANCVVVAAKRAGERTLAACLVPATARVDVNGAVRRRLDARKASFAPQDTAVGETGMEYGGITPIGVPDGWPVLLDARVTALPWVLIGSGRRRGKLIVPGKALAELPGAVVLEGLGG; translated from the coding sequence ATGCGTGCCCCGATCGGAGACTTCGACACCGCCGCACCCGCCCCCGACCGCCTGGACGAGCTCTGCCCGCCCGTCGCCGAGGCCGTACGGTCCTGGGCGGGCGCCGTGCCAGCGGAGCAGCTGCTGTACGTCGACACCGACCCGGACAAGGCCGACACCGCCGTGTTCGTCGAGACCTACGGCGCCGACCTCCTCGACACCTCGGCCAACTGCGTCGTGGTCGCCGCGAAGCGGGCGGGGGAGCGCACCCTCGCCGCCTGCCTCGTGCCGGCCACGGCACGGGTCGACGTCAACGGCGCGGTCCGCCGCCGGCTGGACGCCCGCAAGGCGTCGTTCGCGCCGCAGGACACCGCCGTCGGCGAGACCGGCATGGAGTACGGCGGCATCACCCCGATCGGGGTGCCGGACGGCTGGCCGGTGCTGCTGGACGCGCGGGTGACCGCGCTGCCCTGGGTGCTGATCGGCAGCGGGCGCCGCCGCGGCAAGCTCATCGTGCCGGGCAAGGCGCTCGCGGAACTGCCGGGCGCGGTGGTGCTGGAGGGGCTCGGCGGCTGA